One window of the Candidatus Hydrogenedentota bacterium genome contains the following:
- a CDS encoding DUF1559 domain-containing protein codes for MKKQGFTLIELLVVIAIIGILAAILLPALARARESARRSSCQNNLKELGLVCKMYSNEDPGERFPSMGYRISHNIQFPATIDYAQSIPCNYTNPSANPYPLGTGDAEFVMDGMSVYPEYLNDWNILMCPSDSSAASNVNVEGRWYYDQDIQDSKLDPCAFTAESYLYLAWALNGRPGQDYLRSGMEPNDTAITATNVTSYIDGGFLAKLSGVIISQVTAGPLVNKYDEDIEYTNSDGIDRILYRFREGIERFFITDINNPAASSEAQSTLPVFLDLVSTDVGDFNHIPGGSNVLYLDGHVDFLRYSTDFPVTRAFAGLISLF; via the coding sequence GTGAAAAAGCAAGGTTTTACACTCATTGAACTGCTGGTTGTAATCGCGATCATCGGCATCCTGGCGGCGATCCTGCTTCCCGCGCTTGCGCGGGCGCGCGAGTCGGCGCGCCGTTCCTCGTGTCAGAACAACCTGAAGGAACTCGGGTTGGTCTGCAAGATGTATTCGAACGAGGACCCAGGCGAACGGTTCCCGTCGATGGGGTATCGCATTTCTCACAATATCCAGTTTCCCGCCACGATAGACTATGCTCAGTCGATACCGTGCAACTACACGAACCCGTCGGCCAATCCTTATCCGCTTGGTACGGGCGACGCGGAATTCGTCATGGACGGCATGTCTGTCTATCCGGAATACCTGAATGACTGGAACATTCTGATGTGCCCATCGGATTCGAGCGCGGCGAGCAATGTGAACGTTGAAGGCCGCTGGTATTACGACCAGGATATCCAGGATTCGAAACTGGACCCGTGCGCGTTCACGGCGGAGTCGTATCTGTATCTCGCTTGGGCGCTGAACGGGCGTCCGGGGCAGGATTATCTTCGTTCGGGCATGGAGCCGAATGATACGGCGATCACGGCGACAAACGTTACCTCGTACATTGATGGCGGTTTCCTTGCGAAGCTGTCCGGCGTGATCATCAGTCAAGTTACGGCCGGGCCGCTGGTCAACAAGTATGACGAGGATATCGAGTATACGAACAGCGACGGCATAGACCGAATCCTCTACCGTTTTCGCGAGGGCATCGAGCGGTTCTTCATTACAGACATAAACAACCCCGCAGCCTCGTCGGAAGCACAGAGCACCCTGCCTGTATTCCTGGACCTCGTGAGTACCGATGTGGGGGACTTCAATCACATTCCTGGCGGTTCCAACGTGCTGTATCTGGACGGTCACGTGGATTTCCTGCGTTATTCGACCGACTTCCCGGTTACACGCGCGTTTGCGGGACTGATTTCGCTGTTCTAG
- a CDS encoding tetratricopeptide repeat protein produces the protein MSTHYTRHAATLLFACVAACVTFRVFLPAVNHDFVTLDDDAYVTENPHVVSGPTRENLVWAFTSSHSANWHPLTWISHMIDCRVFGLRPAGHHLTSIVLHAVNAALVFLFLRLATGSLAAALLVALLFGLHPLRVESVAWVSERKDVLSAFFGLAALVAYAAYARRPGPARYATVALLLTLGLLAKPMLVTWPCLLLLLDYWPFRRFEGVPPGGLFVKRTARLTAEKVPLFVIAAAATTATFLAQKSAGAIVSVDAMPIPLRMGNAVISYVQYLSKTFWPAPLAVPYPFDPETITLPRVLAATLLLAAITLAAALLRRVPALFAGWLWFLGLLVPVIGLVQVGSQAMADRYTYLPSIGLAVAVVWTLAAAAKFRPVLQALLLVPAIAVLSISAQTTRWQLEHWRDSETLFRHAIAVTGDNSLAHNNLGKHLLGQYLRALNTPVDIKSSGSRSMCQPAQLEEAAGHFLAAVRISPGNLEARNNLATAWIIQRHYKEAARELEHLLAVRGDDPELWVNYGAALHGLGETQAAAEAARRALELDPDFDKARELLRVAQPPETAAP, from the coding sequence ATGAGCACGCACTACACGCGACACGCGGCGACCCTCCTTTTCGCATGTGTGGCCGCGTGTGTCACGTTTCGCGTGTTCCTGCCCGCGGTCAATCACGATTTCGTAACTCTTGACGACGACGCCTATGTCACGGAGAATCCGCACGTCGTTTCCGGTCCCACGCGGGAGAATCTCGTCTGGGCGTTCACTTCAAGCCACAGCGCCAACTGGCATCCGCTCACCTGGATTTCTCACATGATCGATTGCCGGGTCTTCGGCCTGCGCCCCGCCGGACATCATCTGACGAGCATCGTCCTGCACGCGGTCAACGCCGCCCTGGTATTCCTGTTTCTGCGCCTCGCCACCGGCTCGCTCGCCGCCGCGCTGCTCGTGGCGCTTTTGTTCGGCCTGCATCCGCTGCGCGTCGAGTCCGTCGCGTGGGTCTCCGAGCGCAAGGACGTGTTATCAGCCTTTTTCGGCCTTGCCGCGCTGGTCGCCTATGCCGCATACGCGCGGCGGCCCGGCCCCGCCCGCTACGCCACCGTTGCGCTGCTGCTGACCCTTGGGCTGCTCGCCAAACCCATGCTCGTGACTTGGCCCTGCCTGTTGCTGCTGCTCGACTACTGGCCTTTCCGGCGCTTCGAGGGTGTTCCCCCAGGCGGACTGTTCGTGAAAAGGACTGCCCGGCTCACGGCTGAGAAGGTCCCGCTTTTCGTAATAGCCGCCGCCGCAACCACCGCAACGTTTCTCGCCCAGAAGAGCGCGGGCGCAATCGTGAGCGTCGATGCCATGCCAATACCCCTGCGCATGGGCAACGCGGTCATCAGCTACGTGCAATACCTGTCCAAGACCTTCTGGCCCGCCCCGCTGGCGGTCCCCTATCCCTTCGACCCCGAGACCATCACGCTGCCCCGCGTTCTTGCCGCGACGCTCCTGCTGGCCGCCATTACCCTCGCCGCCGCGCTGCTGCGGCGCGTCCCGGCATTGTTTGCGGGCTGGCTCTGGTTCCTCGGGCTGCTCGTGCCCGTCATCGGTCTTGTGCAGGTCGGCAGCCAGGCAATGGCCGACCGCTACACGTATCTCCCTTCGATTGGCCTGGCGGTGGCCGTTGTATGGACGCTCGCGGCCGCCGCAAAATTCCGGCCCGTCTTGCAGGCCCTGCTCCTTGTGCCGGCCATCGCCGTGCTCAGCATTAGCGCGCAAACGACCCGGTGGCAGCTCGAACATTGGCGCGACAGCGAAACCCTGTTCCGTCACGCCATCGCCGTCACGGGCGACAACTCGCTCGCCCACAACAATCTCGGAAAACACCTGCTTGGCCAGTATCTGCGCGCCTTGAACACGCCCGTGGACATCAAGTCATCCGGCTCCCGTTCCATGTGTCAGCCCGCGCAGCTTGAAGAGGCGGCCGGGCATTTCCTGGCCGCCGTGCGTATCAGTCCCGGCAACCTCGAAGCGCGCAACAACCTCGCGACCGCCTGGATTATCCAGCGTCACTACAAGGAAGCCGCCCGGGAATTGGAGCACCTGCTGGCGGTCCGCGGTGACGACCCCGAACTGTGGGTCAACTACGGCGCCGCCCTGCATGGTCTGGGCGAGACGCAAGCCGCCGCCGAAGCCGCACGCCGCGCACTCGAACTCGACCCCGATTTCGACAAGGCTCGCGAACTGCTCCGCGTGGCACAGCCGCCGGAAACGGCAGCCCCGTAG
- a CDS encoding HAD family hydrolase, with amino-acid sequence MSDPVTDLKQRVPQHEFLIAIDSDGCAFDTMEIKHKECFIPNIIKHWGLQAVSKYARAAGEFVNLYSKWRGVNRFPALTKVFDLLADWPQAMRRGIQLPEAPNLRRWIEHETKLGNPALTAYCQAHSEADEPDMHLALRWSKDVNKSVEEVVQGGLPPFPFVRECLEKACGRADMMVCSQTPTEALVREWEEQRVAQHVFAICGQEIGTKGQHIEYASKNRFEPSKILMIGDANGDLKAARHNQALFFPINPGDEDASWQRLYEEGLDRFFAGTYAGAYEAELIAEFEKYLPETPPWKR; translated from the coding sequence ATGAGCGACCCCGTGACTGACCTGAAACAGCGCGTGCCCCAGCACGAGTTCCTGATCGCGATCGATTCGGACGGCTGCGCCTTTGACACGATGGAAATCAAGCACAAGGAGTGTTTCATCCCGAATATCATTAAACACTGGGGACTCCAGGCGGTGTCGAAATATGCGCGCGCGGCGGGCGAGTTCGTCAACCTCTACTCGAAATGGCGCGGCGTGAACCGCTTCCCCGCCCTGACCAAGGTCTTCGACCTGCTCGCGGACTGGCCCCAGGCCATGCGGCGCGGCATCCAGCTTCCGGAAGCGCCCAACTTGCGCCGCTGGATCGAACACGAAACCAAGCTGGGCAATCCCGCGCTGACGGCCTACTGCCAGGCCCATAGCGAGGCCGACGAACCCGACATGCATCTCGCGCTGCGCTGGTCCAAGGATGTCAACAAGAGCGTCGAGGAGGTCGTGCAGGGCGGATTGCCCCCGTTCCCCTTCGTTCGTGAATGCCTGGAAAAGGCGTGCGGCCGCGCCGACATGATGGTGTGCAGCCAGACGCCGACGGAGGCGCTGGTACGAGAATGGGAAGAACAGCGCGTCGCGCAGCATGTGTTCGCCATCTGCGGCCAGGAAATCGGCACCAAGGGCCAGCACATCGAGTACGCGTCGAAAAACCGCTTCGAACCGTCCAAGATACTGATGATCGGCGACGCGAACGGCGACCTCAAGGCCGCCCGCCATAATCAAGCGCTCTTCTTTCCTATTAATCCGGGCGATGAAGATGCCTCCTGGCAACGGCTGTACGAAGAGGGTCTCGACCGGTTCTTCGCGGGAACCTATGCGGGCGCATACGAGGCGGAACTCATCGCGGAATTCGAGAAGTATCTGCCCGAGACGCCGCCGTGGAAACGGTAG